The following are encoded in a window of Campylobacterota bacterium genomic DNA:
- a CDS encoding glycosyltransferase family 39 protein yields the protein MRSIGVVLCSVIAYLGLSWVLFMQVPAIVDAHLDIDSKAYVKRAELFAKTSDLVGHKEQLPYYPLGYPFFIGLLFKLFGSSKPVVICAQVLFGLCSIVGIFFLTQLFFDSLAACIASVFMGLNVGYLVFAQFMLSEIILSLLLLLFFFQMMRFITDYDVYDVALAGLVLGFSVLFKPAALYYPLLLIPLVLCVGQIAWVKRFKNVGAFIFAFLLPLCSYMTYNKVAHGQFYLTAMTEVNAQLWFFPHVLACKNSSDVEVERAKLTAVFNKPEGSKKIAHMMKQEFAKKPLLFVGVWFKNVMKTWVGLFSSNLKVLMHGPGRKGLSFFKQQGFLLQRFWMYMTGGTKHTWVQVIAVSEMVWSVVRYFLCLSGLCVLLRQRRWMMLVFLLSYLFYFSMITGHDGCARFRMMFEFVLILLAAGGAYELIRPRKRKRRLV from the coding sequence GTGAGAAGTATAGGTGTAGTTCTTTGTAGTGTGATTGCCTATCTTGGGCTTTCGTGGGTTTTATTTATGCAGGTTCCAGCGATTGTTGATGCACATCTTGATATTGATTCAAAAGCATATGTCAAACGTGCGGAGTTGTTTGCAAAAACTAGTGACTTAGTGGGGCACAAGGAGCAGCTTCCATATTATCCTCTTGGATATCCTTTTTTTATAGGCTTGTTGTTTAAATTATTTGGCTCGAGTAAGCCTGTGGTGATTTGTGCTCAAGTGTTGTTTGGTTTGTGCTCAATTGTTGGCATCTTCTTTTTAACACAGCTCTTTTTTGATTCGTTAGCAGCGTGCATAGCAAGTGTTTTTATGGGACTGAATGTTGGCTATTTGGTATTTGCTCAATTCATGCTTTCAGAAATAATTTTGAGTCTGTTACTGCTTTTATTCTTTTTTCAAATGATGCGCTTTATTACTGATTATGATGTTTATGATGTTGCGTTGGCGGGACTAGTTTTGGGCTTTTCAGTCCTATTCAAACCTGCAGCATTGTATTATCCTCTACTTCTAATTCCTCTTGTATTATGTGTTGGACAGATAGCGTGGGTAAAACGGTTTAAGAATGTAGGGGCATTTATTTTTGCGTTTTTATTACCATTGTGCTCGTACATGACGTACAACAAAGTTGCGCATGGGCAGTTTTATTTGACAGCTATGACTGAGGTTAATGCGCAGCTATGGTTTTTTCCGCATGTTCTTGCTTGTAAAAACTCGTCAGACGTTGAAGTGGAGCGGGCAAAGCTAACTGCTGTTTTTAACAAGCCAGAAGGGTCTAAAAAAATAGCACATATGATGAAACAAGAGTTTGCTAAAAAGCCACTGTTATTTGTTGGGGTGTGGTTTAAAAATGTTATGAAAACGTGGGTCGGTCTTTTTTCATCAAATCTTAAAGTTCTCATGCATGGGCCAGGACGTAAGGGATTGTCTTTTTTTAAACAGCAAGGTTTCTTGTTGCAACGATTTTGGATGTATATGACAGGAGGAACAAAACACACATGGGTGCAGGTTATTGCTGTATCTGAAATGGTGTGGAGTGTTGTGCGTTATTTTCTTTGTTTAAGTGGCTTATGTGTTTTACTGCGACAGAGACGATGGATGATGCTTGTGTTCTTGTTATCCTATTTATTTTATTTTTCTATGATAACTGGGCACGATGGGTGTGCTCGATTTCGTATGATGTTTGAGTTCGTACTGATTTTACTTGCAGCAGGAGGTGCGTATGAACTTATTAGACCAAGAAAAAGGAAAAGAAGGTTGGTCTGA